In Citrus sinensis cultivar Valencia sweet orange chromosome 3, DVS_A1.0, whole genome shotgun sequence, the sequence tatttttgttttacctCTTCAAAGATATCCTCCAGTTATCTACATTTCTGCTATATGGAAAGATTGTGGTCAGAAGTTTTTTGGGATGAAATCTCGTGGTTTGTGATTAATCGCTAGGGTGTTAAGActttgtttgtgatggtcagTTTGCTTCGAAAATTTAGTGACATatcatcttaatttatttctatcaaGTTGTCAAGTTAAAAAGATTTGTTGGGCCATTATGAATTCTCAAAAGTGTCTTTGAGAGTGGTAAGAGTTTTTCCACATTCTCAAATAATCTTAAAAGCAAGTAACTAAACATCTTTTGTTATGAGTCCTTTTATCTATCTTTTCTATAGTCACTTTTCCAAACACTCTGTCAACCTTGTTTACATGAGAGAATGATAGATTAAAGTTTGTTGCTTCCTACTAAGAAAGGAATGAGCACATGCTGTTTAAGTAAATGAAGGTTtttgctaaaaaataaataaataaatgaagggTCTTTGCCAATTTCTGGAATTTAGgatgaaaataattgtagTAACTGAATTGAGTGTCTTGACAACCAGCACTCTTATTACATCTTTCCTGTCTCATAATACCCGTTTCAAGAAATTTTATCTAAAAGACTTCTAATAGCATGTTgtgtaaaaaattttttgaCACTTATTCTTAGATTAATGTAGTATTCACTTAGTTTTTTCATAAAGTCTTGCCACTTTACAGATTTATGGAAGACCACTCAGATTTCCTCGCAATTGACCCACTCAGTAACATTTACCCTGTACTGGATCGGCTAAAGATCCAACTGATTCTACTTAGGCTGCAAGAACAAAAAGCTAAAGGACGACATGCAATTAGGGGCGCCCATTTTCTTAAGGTCTTTTCTACCAGAATGGCCTCTTTGTTGTTCTTAACTATTGATCTCACGAATCCTTGAACCAGTAGAAATTGGGTTCTTTCTACAAATAAAACACTGATAGAAGGATGGATTCATTTTCCTCTTTGTTGCTCCAATTAATATTGCTCTGTAGTACATTTTATGAATGAAGGAATCTAGAATCGATACAAGGTTTACTAATGCTGCTATATACTATGTTCTCTGTTGGGCACTAATAGATAAGGTGGGTTTTGTGTTGGTTAGTGTAAAAGGACCCTTTTGTGAGTACTTTGTAGTAGAAGATTAGCATATGTATCTCCATGATTAtacatttcaataaaattgttttttgaGGGAATCTGATATTACAAAGTAATTCAGAAAAATGCTTGGTCTTTTATTTCAGTCAATGCTCTGTATTTGTCAAGTAGTTTATTTTAGGTGCTTtatatattgattattttttttatgtaatcaCAATTATACAGCTTATGGCTTGCTTTTGGACTTAAATCTTCTGAAGTTTCATTAGTATCTCCTCCAAATGGGTAAcatctaaatttcaaatatgcaGGTTATTGATTTTAAAGATCCTGGCTTGCCACAAAGATTGTCAGATGCACAACTTTCTCTTCCCTGTATAGTGAAACCTCAAGTTGCATGTGGTACGGCTGATTCTCACAGTATGGTAGGTATAGCTTTAATCTAATTCTTGGTTTTCCTTTGTCTCAATTTCTTCCCATTTTAATAATAGCTTTATCTTGGAGTGACAGGCAATTGTCTTTGGAACTGaagattttaaagatttgAATGTTCCTATTCCTGCTGTTGTTCAGGTGAGCACGAAGTTGATGGTATTTGCATAGTTATATGTTGCTTATTGTGGCagcataattgttattgttgctCAGGTGTGGTTACAACTGCTTTCATATGTCGTGATTTCCACTCAGAATTGTGTTTCCTTGTGGACTGTGCTTCACAAACTCGTCTATTGTTTATAATCTTAAATGCTCAAGTGTTCATACATGACTGATTGCATGGGAGCTGAATGGAGTGGAACTCATTGAATTCAAAACTGTTCTTCTTTGATATTACAGGAATATGTCAATCATTCATCCACTCTGTTTAAGTTTTATGTCTTGGGCGAAAATATTTTCCATGCAGTTAAGAAGTCTACTCCAAACTCTGGTATTCTGATGAAATCGTATGAAAGGAATGGACTTAGACCTATCCTCTTTGACAGGTAGTGTCTGCTCCCCAGTTTCCGATTCCCTCTTACTTTGATCTGCTTTCTCTAAGGATGGTTGTGATACTTCGTTGAAACTGATAATGTGGTGGTGTCTTTTGCAGCTTAAAATCTCTACCCATCGACactgaaaatcaaaattcaggAGATTCGATTTCCTGTACGGTTGATCTTGATCTTGAACTGATCAAAGATGCTGCAAAGTGGCTTGCAAAAACACTTGATCTGACCATCTTTGGATTTGATGTTGTCGTGCGTATTCCATATAGATTCTTAACTATCATTTCTTGACTTCCCTGCATTGTACATCGTGAGTGAATTGCCTGAACATATATATTAACATGTGTATTATCAATTTACAGATTCAAGAAGGCACTGGTGACCATGTCATTGTAGATTTAAACTACCTTCCATCATTCAAGGAAATAGATAAAGATATCGCCATACCCGCTTTTTGGGATGCCATTAAACTGAAGTTTGAAGCAATAAAGATGCAACAAGCAACTATAGCTTCCTCATCTTGAGCGTCATCTGCAGCTTGTTGGTCGGTTAAGTAACTTTATGTAAATTCACCGACACTGATGAAGCCTGGTTTTGCTTCAAGTACCTGTTGTATCATAGAGTTTGAGCTATGTGTTACgaacaaattttgataaattgggAATCTCTCTCCATCctcttaaaatttgttttctaaatttatttgaggagaaataatatattaataatattgagaAACAACAGTATTCAGGGCAATAGAAGCATTTGCTATGGGGTTTTGAAGGATTTGCTTAGGGCCTTGGCTGTGAGGACACTCGCGTGCTGTGGTATTCTTTTtaagaataagaaaataaatgataaaatagtcTCTTAATTTGGACAAATTGAATATGAAAGTTGAATCTTCGGAGAAACAAGCGAAACAGCAAGAAATAGGCAAAAGGGAAATTATTTCCAAAAGttaatgtaaatgaaattaaagatGTTCATATTAGCTGTATGTTACCAAAGCCGTTTCatactgaaaaaataaataaataaacatgagCCATATTAAATTAGGGGTGTTTAGAATCTAATCTGATCATGAGCCATATTAAATTAGGGGTGTTTAGAATCTAATCTGATCGGCTCAATTCATCTTATGACTTATCCGTAAATATTTGATCTGTAAAAATCTGATCCGTATattggtggattggattggattggattaaaaatttgaaatccaCAAtgggtggattggatatgaatttacttctgtaaatctataaaaattcgcgaatccaaaaaaaaaatatttatttaataaaaaaattaaacttgtaaatatgaaattattcttactaataaataaataagttaaaatatagttatattAACATCATATTATGCCTTAtctgataataatataaaacaaaaataattaaataaaaaaatagagcttattaagcaattaattttcatctacTGAAATGTACAAATGTattttctatctttatttaaacaattaatttattcaaatcttattttaattttgaatttgatcggtagtaaaattattttttatattaatttttttatttaattagtttcgTGAATAAGAcgtgattaaaattttttagccCACAAACCAATCCGTGAAATGGTGAATTGaatatggattgagtcaaattTACATCCGATTCGCAGACTTGtggattggatttgaattaaattagattaaaaatttataatccgtAAAATTGTGAATCAGATATGCATTGATGTTCAATCCGCAAAATCCGATCCGCGAATACCCCTACGTTAAATGAccaatattttttagttaaatatttcaCTGCATGtcttcttttaaaagaaaaaaaaaatattgaagtgCCTAGTTGTCttctaaggaaaaaaaaatagaaaatttaacttattttgatttgtggATGCACCTAATTGAGACGGTAAAGTCTGATGTATTGAAAACAATAGTCTAAGGTTTGAACTCCATTCGCGAGTAGAGTGACATGGGCAGTGACGAAATTAGCTTGCTAACTAAgctaactaataaaaaaattaaaaatttcaaaattagtagtaaataattttacaattctaTGGTGcgtttattgaaataaattatttgcttGAGCTAGTATTATCCTTGGTGTTTCTAGTTTGTCTAAAAATCATaatagataattttaaattaccaaaatatctTTAGTTAAATGATTTCTCTACCTTATTGTCAATGTAAGGTCCACAACCAATAGAGAGGGTTGTACCTTACATTGATTGTAAAGTAGCAGCtcccttaattaaaatatatgatatatattttgttattatttattttttaattataaaataaataataaatatttaaaaagaaaaaaacatacatgtttattataatatagaaagtaatactataattttttaattaaattagttattaataatattattatcatcatttaaaagggataacttttttttttttaattttgtctaatgataaaaattatcaatttaatctaCATTCTTATTCTCTATTTAAATACTACCTCTCCCATTACATAATTAGATTCTCATTCCTAGTTCATAAATTTGTGTGCTACACGATGAATACAGTTCCATTCCTTGCATGTTTATTTAACAAGTAAACACCCTTAATTAAGGAACTCACTCTAAAGTCTACGTCAACTAGGAAACGTGTGGACGCTTCATCTTCTTTACTCAGTCGTTTATTGGCAGCCGATAATAAGGGCATCTGATGCTTGCCTGTAGTGGGAGTCAGCTGATCCATtcctcatttaataaatgCTTCCTTTTCAGTTTAGTTAAATCACTAAGAAATCttgtcaaaaaagaaaagttcagttaaattattattaaaaaattgcatCTGGGTTTAAAGAGAGGTGATGGCTGCTGCATTTGTTGGAGGAGCTCTCCTCGGAGCAGTATTTGGAGAGCTGCTAAAAGCAGTTTCAGAGGAAAAAGACAAAGCAGTCACGTTTAAGGATCGGTTGGAGCAACTGGAATCCACTTTACGAAATTCAATTCCGTGGATCGAAGAAATAGAGAAGCTGAACCAAGTGTTAGATCGGCCAAAGCAGGAAACAGAAAATTTAGTTCGGATGATGGAGCAAGTGGAGCAGCTGGTGCGTAAATGCTCAAAAGTGAAGTGGAATTGCTTCAAGAGATATGTTTATGCTAAAAAGATCATCAAGTTGGATACATCCATCAGTGACTTCTTTCGGACGAGTCTTCCTCTGCAACATGCAAGAGACGGCAAGTTGATTATGGTTGAGGTAAAAGAGATTCACACGATGGTGAGAAGAATGAGCGGTAATGGAAATATCAATGGTTGGATGTCTAATCAGGTCGGAGATTGCTGCTCGGCGCCTGATCCTCCGGTGATTTCTCCAGGATTGGATGTTCCATTGAAGGAGTTAAAGATGGAGCTGTTCAAGGATGGAAGGCAATTCATTGTGGTCTCGGCTCCTGGAGGATATGGCAAGACCACATTGGTCCAAAGACTTTGCAAAGATGATCAAGTTCAAGGTAACCAGATGTCTTGATTCAGCTTTTTGCTAGTGTAAGAATGGTACTGAATTTCCTCGAGTCTTTCACCACCAGCTTTCTCACTATGGCACTCGAACAGGAAAATTCAAGGACGACATTTTCTATGTTACTGTTTCCAAAAACCCCAATGTGAAGGCCATTGTACAGAAAGTACTCCACCATAAGGGTTACCCTGTGCCCGAGTTTCAAACAGATGAAGCTGCAATCAATGACTTGGAGCGATTTTTTAAGCAAATGAGAATAGAGGCTATACTGTTGGTCCTCGATGATGTCTGGCCCGGGTCAGAATCCCTGCTCCAGAAGTTGGGGTTCCAGTTACCCGACTACAAGATTTTGGTGACCTCAAGGTCTGAATTCCCACAATTTGGTTCTGTGCATTATTTGAAACCATTGACTTATGAAGCTGCCAGGACTCTTTTTCTTCACTCAGCAAACCTACAAGATGGAAACTCGTACATTCCAGATGAAAATATCGTCAGTAAGGTGCTCTGCTTATCCCCAGTTATATGctattattcattttatttttcacctTTGTATATGAAATGCGcgcatgttttttttttttttttttaccttccAAATCTGGTTTTACCCAACTGCAGATATTGAGAGCCTGTAAGGGATGTCCTTTGGCCCTTAAAGTGGTCGGTGGATCGCTCTGTGGGAAGCAGGAAGTATTCTGGCAAAGAATGGTGAAGGAATGTTCTCGGGGTGAATCTGTTTTCCAATCAAAAAATGACATACTTGATTGTCTCGGAAGCAGCTTGGATGTCTTAAATAATGAGGTCAAGGAATGTTATTTGGACCTGTGTTCCTTTCCTGAGGACCAAAGGATTCCTATCACTGCACTCATTGACATGTGGATGGAATTATATGAACTGGTTGACGACGTATTTGCCATCACCAACCTTCATGAACTATCTAGCCAAAATCTGGTTGATAGGGTGGTCACAAGGTATGCAGCTATCAACCAAGCAATTGCTCTTGTGCTTGTATCCTTGGTTATGTACAATTTTAACACACGTGTTCTGCTATACGGATGACTTCCTTCACATTGATGTGCATGCAAATTGGTGTGTGAATTCTCCACTTTTTATACCTGAAAGGCCATGAATCTTCCCTGAACAATCAATTTATGTCTATTCACTAGGAAAACTGCCGGTGACTACGGCTGCTACAATGACGACTTTGTGATGCAGCATGATCTTCTCCGAGAATTGACTATCTGTCGGAGCAAGTCAGAGCCCATAAATCAGAGAAAACGACTCGTTGTAGAAATAAGCGGAAACAATTTTCCCAAATGGTGGATGGATCAAAAGCAGCACCCCAATAATGCCAGCCTCTTGTCAATCTCAACAGGTTgttattacttttttctttttcctcacACTTGGACACTGCAACATGTAgagattttaattcatttgatGTCAAGAGTCAATCATCCTCGGTCTCACATAAAATGGACGTGATATGCAGATGAAACATTCTCATCGAACTGGCCTGACATGCAAGGACCCGAAGTCAAGGTTGTGGTTCTAAACATTCGGACAAAGAAGTACATCCTTCCAGATTTCCTGCAGAAGATGGATGAACTGAAGGTCTTGATAGTCACAAATTACGGATTCTCCCCTGTAGAATTAAATAACTTCCGAGTTCTCAGCGCTTTAtccaaattaaagaaaatcagatTGGAGCATGTTTCTCTTCCTAATTCCCTGGCCACCGTACGAATGAATCATCTGCAAAAAGTATCCTTGGTTATGTGCAATGTTGGTCAGGTTTTTCGGAATTCAACCTTTCGAATTTCTGATGCTTTTCCAAATCTCTTGGAGATGGACATTGATTACTGCAATGATCTCATAGAATTGCCAGATGGGTTATGTGACATTGTGTCCATGGAGAAGCTCCGGATCACCAATTGCCATAGGCTTTCTGCACTACCTGAGGGGATTGGTAAGCTTGTGAACTTACAAACGCTAACGCTTGCTGCATGCACCGAACTGTCAGCTTTGCCCGACACGATTGGAAACCTGTCCCGTTTGAACTTTCTGGACATATCCGAATGTCTGAACATCCGAAAATTTCCAGCACGGTTTGGTGAGTTGTGCTGTTTAAAGACACTTTGCGTGATTGGGTGCCCGATTTCGGAGGTGCCCTCAACGAATCTTGACAATTTACAAGTTGTGATATGTGATGAAGACACAGCCGAGCAATTGGCATACTTCCCGCCCGGACGTGCAAGGATTGAAGTGATTCAAGAAGATTCCAActtaaattttcttcattagtaTACTCTTTTCAGGACTTTCCTTTTCCGTTCCACAATGAAGTGTATTGAGTTCGCATGGCGCAAGCTTTTATctgtttgttaattataagaaaaataagtcATATTTAGTCAAAAAGGGTTATAGACcggtaacaaaaaaaatggtaaaatcattatttcttcatttaatGATAACTCggattttaaagttaattctGTCTGTCGCACTCTGTAAAATTCACATGGCTAATACATCAGTACTGTAATTATGAAGCATGTGTGTCCTCAAAATCAAGAAGATTAGTATAAACAGCTTATACGAATaaggaaatttataaaaagcatattgtcaaattttttcatactgtaattaatatatactatttactcttctaatatttttataataatcaataacTTCTTATTAGTAcatgtttaaaatattatctttatttttaaatatatttatatttatatttattatagattaaataaatctcataaatggaaattaaaataaaaaattaagtattaaaaataagaaatatatgttttgatgtgaaaaaaattaataataaaatattttttgaactttttttattttacaaacattttcttataataaacatatataagaaaattattataaaatgataaaaaattattataagaaaacttgcatgataaacaaaaaaattattattaaataaataataaaatatttttcttaattttttattttatttctattcatataatttatttaatttataatagatataaataaaaagtgtatttgaaaataaggataattttataaatttatattctttcaaggattattaactattataaaaataaaagaaaaataaatgatatatattaattatactaGGGAGACAGTCTTGCTTTATAAAAATAGCTACAAAACTTAcgtgattttcaaaattaaccGCTCTATTATGtgaacttttcttttttttttttccccggttgaaaagtaaaaatttgtcctttaatttattcatctgTAACTGTCCCAAGGCGATAATCCCCACCCATAAAtcatgttaaataatttatacaatacACTCGATTCTAGAGTAGCAGCGCCGTACACAATCAAAAGGATCAAAATCCGTATTATAGAAAAGtctatttttgttattactcgttttacatatattaattaaccCTTTCTATATTTCCTGGACTGGGAATGAGTGGCCCGCGAAGGCAAATCCTCGGTgactttttaatgaaaatagatttaaatttcttttggttttacaaataacttaaaattaaattttttaatatattttattagtgtaagttttttaaattcatataattcttagttaaaaaattataattgatttatgtttataatttattagataaataattcatataat encodes:
- the LOC102614416 gene encoding inositol 1,3,4-trisphosphate 5/6-kinase 4 isoform X2, with amino-acid sequence MSNLVKGVILDESEMLSASEHGTPTNANDSSFQLRPGASYLLRKLRHSSIRSGISYGPGLSPDKVNVLKRIAVEYSCECFLLHASVDGGVNEITRAWGDVGGIIMYVVQNSKDSMCKISSNWLITVVVVTAGQNSSMLYINKLEELPLTICCFNKKATCNNVVVVGYVMKPSREEDFAKRGAFPLYPTPNGLIFLPLTFEIPLSSQLQNVDVVLHKATDEIISIELSNSSVSSNRITYTKGMQELQRFMEDHSDFLAIDPLSNIYPVLDRLKIQLILLRLQEQKAKGRHAIRGAHFLKVIDFKDPGLPQRLSDAQLSLPCIVKPQVACGTADSHSMAIVFGTEDFKDLNVPIPAVVQEYVNHSSTLFKFYVLGENIFHAVKKSTPNSGILMKSYERNGLRPILFDSLKSLPIDTENQNSGDSISCTVDLDLELIKDAAKWLAKTLDLTIFGFDVVIQEGTGDHVIVDLNYLPSFKEIDKDIAIPAFWDAIKLKFEAIKMQQATIASSS
- the LOC102614416 gene encoding inositol 1,3,4-trisphosphate 5/6-kinase 4 isoform X3, whose amino-acid sequence is MSNLVKGVILDESEMLSASEHGTPTNANDSSFQLRPGASYLLRKLRHSSIRSGISYGPGLSPDKVNVLKRIAVEYSCECFLLHASVDGGVNEITRAWGDVGGIIMYVVQNSKDSMCKISSNWLITVVGQNSSMLYINKLEELPLTICCFNKKATCNNVVVVGYVMKPSREEDFAKRGAFPLYPTPNGLIFLPLTFEIPLSSQLQNVDVVLHKATDEIISIELSNSSVSSNRITYTKGMQELQRFMEDHSDFLAIDPLSNIYPVLDRLKIQLILLRLQEQKAKGRHAIRGAHFLKVIDFKDPGLPQRLSDAQLSLPCIVKPQVACGTADSHSMAIVFGTEDFKDLNVPIPAVVQEYVNHSSTLFKFYVLGENIFHAVKKSTPNSGILMKSYERNGLRPILFDSLKSLPIDTENQNSGDSISCTVDLDLELIKDAAKWLAKTLDLTIFGFDVVIQEGTGDHVIVDLNYLPSFKEIDKDIAIPAFWDAIKLKFEAIKMQQATIASSS
- the LOC102614416 gene encoding inositol 1,3,4-trisphosphate 5/6-kinase 4 isoform X1 — protein: MSNLVKGVILDESEMLSASEHGTPTNANDSSFQLRPGASYLLRKLRHSSIRSGISYGPGLSPDKVNVLKRIAVEYSCECFLLHASVDGGVNEITRAWGDVGGIIMYVVQNSKDSMCKISSNWLITVVGAEVVTAGQNSSMLYINKLEELPLTICCFNKKATCNNVVVVGYVMKPSREEDFAKRGAFPLYPTPNGLIFLPLTFEIPLSSQLQNVDVVLHKATDEIISIELSNSSVSSNRITYTKGMQELQRFMEDHSDFLAIDPLSNIYPVLDRLKIQLILLRLQEQKAKGRHAIRGAHFLKVIDFKDPGLPQRLSDAQLSLPCIVKPQVACGTADSHSMAIVFGTEDFKDLNVPIPAVVQEYVNHSSTLFKFYVLGENIFHAVKKSTPNSGILMKSYERNGLRPILFDSLKSLPIDTENQNSGDSISCTVDLDLELIKDAAKWLAKTLDLTIFGFDVVIQEGTGDHVIVDLNYLPSFKEIDKDIAIPAFWDAIKLKFEAIKMQQATIASSS
- the LOC102615110 gene encoding probable disease resistance protein At5g66900 — its product is MAAAFVGGALLGAVFGELLKAVSEEKDKAVTFKDRLEQLESTLRNSIPWIEEIEKLNQVLDRPKQETENLVRMMEQVEQLVRKCSKVKWNCFKRYVYAKKIIKLDTSISDFFRTSLPLQHARDGKLIMVEVKEIHTMVRRMSGNGNINGWMSNQVGDCCSAPDPPVISPGLDVPLKELKMELFKDGRQFIVVSAPGGYGKTTLVQRLCKDDQVQGKFKDDIFYVTVSKNPNVKAIVQKVLHHKGYPVPEFQTDEAAINDLERFFKQMRIEAILLVLDDVWPGSESLLQKLGFQLPDYKILVTSRSEFPQFGSVHYLKPLTYEAARTLFLHSANLQDGNSYIPDENIVSKILRACKGCPLALKVVGGSLCGKQEVFWQRMVKECSRGESVFQSKNDILDCLGSSLDVLNNEVKECYLDLCSFPEDQRIPITALIDMWMELYELVDDVFAITNLHELSSQNLVDRVVTRKTAGDYGCYNDDFVMQHDLLRELTICRSKSEPINQRKRLVVEISGNNFPKWWMDQKQHPNNASLLSISTDETFSSNWPDMQGPEVKVVVLNIRTKKYILPDFLQKMDELKVLIVTNYGFSPVELNNFRVLSALSKLKKIRLEHVSLPNSLATVRMNHLQKVSLVMCNVGQVFRNSTFRISDAFPNLLEMDIDYCNDLIELPDGLCDIVSMEKLRITNCHRLSALPEGIGKLVNLQTLTLAACTELSALPDTIGNLSRLNFLDISECLNIRKFPARFGELCCLKTLCVIGCPISEVPSTNLDNLQVVICDEDTAEQLAYFPPGRARIEVIQEDSNLNFLH